Proteins encoded together in one Ferroglobus placidus DSM 10642 window:
- the ribH gene encoding 6,7-dimethyl-8-ribityllumazine synthase has translation MEKIKLGLVVSEFNRDITYMMEILAKEHAEFLGAEISEIIRVPGAFDIPIAVKKMLEKGNVDAVVAIGCVIEGETEHDEVVAQHAARKIMDLSIEYGKPVTLGISGPGMGRLAAHERVDYAKRAVEAAVKLVRRLREYEKGR, from the coding sequence ATGGAAAAAATCAAGCTCGGCTTGGTCGTTTCTGAATTCAACAGAGATATAACCTACATGATGGAAATCCTCGCAAAGGAGCACGCTGAATTCCTTGGAGCAGAGATTTCCGAAATTATCAGGGTTCCTGGAGCTTTTGACATACCCATTGCCGTTAAAAAAATGCTCGAAAAGGGAAATGTTGACGCCGTAGTTGCTATCGGCTGCGTGATTGAAGGAGAGACGGAGCATGACGAAGTTGTCGCTCAGCACGCAGCAAGAAAGATAATGGATTTGAGCATAGAATACGGCAAACCGGTAACGCTCGGCATAAGCGGTCCGGGAATGGGAAGGTTGGCCGCTCATGAAAGAGTAGATTACGCCAAGAGAGCAGTTGAAGCAGCCGTAAAGCTCGTGAGGAGGCTGAGAGAGTATGAGAAGGGTAGA
- a CDS encoding GNAT family N-acetyltransferase, whose translation MEVVKEKGKFVLKEGEKPLSWIVFEENDEVHLIETVTAEEAKGKGYASKLVEEVLNMLEGRKVKISCPYIKSRIEKKGLEGKYKYTPLLKLKEEIEKFNKYRSPEAHAELLEFEKRKAKVLFTGPFCVSCGVYDYFEDLIVDLNAKVEGFEEFEEGFVVTYVFNEDLY comes from the coding sequence ATGGAGGTCGTCAAAGAGAAAGGTAAGTTCGTTTTAAAAGAAGGAGAAAAGCCGTTGAGCTGGATAGTTTTTGAAGAGAACGATGAGGTGCATTTAATTGAAACTGTAACCGCTGAAGAAGCTAAAGGGAAGGGTTACGCTTCCAAACTCGTCGAGGAAGTTTTAAATATGCTCGAAGGAAGGAAAGTTAAAATTTCCTGCCCCTACATAAAAAGCAGAATCGAGAAGAAAGGTTTGGAGGGGAAGTACAAATACACCCCACTTCTCAAGCTTAAGGAGGAAATCGAGAAATTCAACAAATACCGAAGCCCGGAAGCTCACGCGGAACTTTTAGAATTCGAAAAAAGAAAAGCGAAGGTTCTGTTTACCGGACCTTTCTGCGTGTCTTGCGGAGTTTACGATTACTTCGAGGATTTAATAGTGGACTTGAACGCTAAGGTTGAAGGATTTGAAGAATTTGAGGAGGGGTTCGTCGTCACTTACGTTTTTAACGAAGATCTCTACTGA
- a CDS encoding metallophosphoesterase, producing MIEDLLEEAIKLSGKKFVEIEEEKITIFGDIHGDYSTMKKLMKDAHGFFIFLGDYEDRGREALEVYEEVLKLYVEGKAVMLKGNHETGEAFPHDFPALLEEKGMGELYGLFRKLWEKLPLFAVAGDLFLCHGGIATNSCKGVVSLSELKRDPAKYETEILWNDPMEMSGCEFNYDRGIGYYFGKDLTRNFCEEEGFVCVIRSHQPYKVLLVEQDGYLITLGSTAIPYGLSSAAILRIDQSESYKDGNDIVRKFGVVKEVW from the coding sequence ATGATCGAAGATCTGCTCGAAGAGGCGATAAAACTTTCGGGAAAGAAGTTCGTGGAGATAGAGGAAGAAAAGATAACGATTTTTGGTGATATTCACGGAGATTACTCGACTATGAAGAAGCTCATGAAGGACGCTCACGGCTTCTTCATTTTTCTCGGCGACTACGAAGATAGGGGGAGGGAGGCATTAGAGGTTTACGAAGAAGTATTGAAGCTATACGTTGAAGGGAAAGCGGTTATGCTTAAAGGAAACCACGAAACCGGCGAAGCTTTTCCCCACGATTTTCCGGCTCTTCTCGAAGAGAAAGGAATGGGAGAGCTGTACGGCTTGTTTAGAAAGCTCTGGGAAAAATTACCTCTTTTTGCAGTTGCCGGAGATTTGTTTTTATGCCACGGAGGAATCGCCACGAATTCTTGCAAAGGGGTTGTGTCTCTCAGCGAGTTGAAAAGAGATCCGGCAAAATACGAAACCGAAATACTCTGGAACGACCCGATGGAAATGAGCGGTTGCGAATTTAATTACGATAGAGGCATAGGGTACTACTTCGGAAAGGACTTGACGAGAAATTTCTGCGAGGAGGAAGGTTTTGTCTGCGTCATAAGGTCTCATCAGCCCTACAAAGTTCTCTTAGTTGAACAAGATGGGTATCTAATTACCCTCGGCTCTACGGCAATTCCCTACGGCTTAAGCTCAGCGGCAATCCTCAGAATTGACCAGAGCGAAAGTTATAAAGACGGAAACGATATCGTTAGAAAGTTCGGAGTAGTTAAGGAGGTCTGGTGA
- a CDS encoding thiolase family protein: protein MVVIVDGVRTPVGRFGGSLASLKAYELGSIAIKGLLKKLKVKPKVSEESYEFYPEKLPKGMIELEKKYFDYEGDELIIDEVVMGNVIQAAQGQNPARQASIFAGIPKEVPAYTVNKVCGSGLKAIALAASEIKAGNARCIIAGGMESMSNSPYASLKARWGYRMSINVYDEVIDVMVYDGLWEKFYGYHMGVTAENIAELYQISREEQDKLAFESHMRAVKAIDEGKFKEEIVPVVVKEKKGERVVDTDEHPRRDTSLEKLAKLPPVFKEGGTVTAGNASGINDGAAALLVMDDKAAEESGLDAKVRILSYASAGIDPAYMGLGPIPAIKKACKLAGVSLDDIDLIELNEAFAAQALAVIKELNLDLNRVNVNGSGISLGHPIGATGARITVTLIHEMERRKADLGLAALCIGGGMGIAMVFERI from the coding sequence ATGGTAGTCATCGTCGATGGAGTTAGAACGCCCGTTGGCAGGTTTGGGGGAAGCTTGGCGAGTCTGAAAGCTTACGAGCTCGGAAGCATCGCCATAAAGGGTCTCCTTAAAAAGTTAAAAGTAAAACCCAAAGTCAGCGAAGAGTCCTACGAGTTTTACCCGGAGAAACTTCCGAAAGGAATGATCGAGCTTGAAAAGAAGTACTTCGATTACGAGGGAGACGAATTAATTATTGACGAGGTCGTAATGGGTAATGTAATTCAGGCGGCTCAAGGACAGAATCCGGCAAGGCAGGCTTCGATTTTTGCCGGCATTCCTAAAGAAGTGCCAGCCTACACAGTGAACAAGGTTTGCGGCTCGGGATTGAAAGCAATAGCTTTAGCCGCTTCTGAGATAAAAGCGGGGAACGCGAGGTGCATAATAGCTGGGGGGATGGAAAGCATGAGCAACTCTCCCTACGCTTCGCTTAAAGCCAGGTGGGGTTACAGAATGAGCATAAACGTTTACGATGAAGTTATAGATGTCATGGTTTACGACGGTCTCTGGGAGAAGTTCTACGGCTACCATATGGGAGTCACAGCGGAAAACATAGCGGAACTTTATCAGATCAGCAGAGAAGAGCAAGACAAACTCGCTTTTGAGAGTCACATGAGAGCCGTTAAAGCCATAGACGAGGGGAAGTTCAAGGAAGAAATAGTTCCGGTCGTTGTTAAGGAAAAGAAGGGGGAGAGAGTCGTTGACACCGATGAGCATCCGAGGAGGGATACGAGTTTGGAAAAACTGGCTAAGCTTCCACCGGTCTTCAAGGAGGGAGGAACAGTAACTGCTGGAAACGCAAGCGGAATAAACGACGGAGCGGCAGCTTTGCTTGTTATGGACGACAAGGCAGCTGAAGAGAGCGGACTCGATGCTAAAGTAAGAATCTTAAGTTACGCTTCAGCCGGAATCGATCCAGCTTACATGGGTCTCGGACCTATTCCGGCGATAAAGAAGGCTTGCAAGCTTGCTGGAGTTTCCTTAGACGACATCGATCTTATCGAGCTGAACGAAGCTTTCGCAGCTCAAGCTCTTGCAGTAATAAAAGAATTGAACCTCGATTTAAATAGGGTGAACGTCAACGGAAGCGGAATAAGCTTGGGACACCCCATAGGAGCTACCGGAGCGAGGATAACCGTCACGTTAATTCACGAGATGGAAAGGAGAAAAGCTGATCTCGGCTTGGCGGCGTTATGCATAGGTGGCGGAATGGGAATAGCGATGGTTTTCGAGAGAATCTAA
- a CDS encoding asparagine synthase C-terminal domain-containing protein translates to MSIFVTSDIREGKIERIYANTRYPSVQEGLTFFDAAEKPKISEKAPVENRMLYYVVSFKPSHVFISRDVLGSKPIYFSEDLTISSFKWYFEEEPMKVLPGEVLKISYDGEVIYRKTYSFFDVFEKKAVDDPAEEIIKILEKVKIKDACISFSGGVDSGLLAGIYDAPLISVTASEKEEEWLREAANMLGKEIEIFRFSAKDVRDNLRKIVGSIETTNTLQVSIAVPVYFVTKFAKELGYNKVVFGQGADELFGGYKRYEHVVGKALEDALIEDIRRIGEENLERDSKIAYKNEVMPILPYLSFDMIELALAIPASEKVKRVEGKVIRKYVLREAAKKVIPEEIAIRDKKAIQYSTGTYKILERLAREEKLPLDEYLKKIRYGSSS, encoded by the coding sequence ATGTCAATATTCGTAACGTCGGATATCAGGGAGGGTAAGATAGAGAGAATCTACGCAAACACGAGGTATCCTTCCGTTCAGGAGGGCTTGACTTTTTTTGATGCGGCAGAAAAACCGAAAATATCGGAAAAAGCTCCGGTAGAGAACAGAATGCTCTACTATGTCGTTTCCTTCAAACCGTCCCACGTTTTCATATCGAGAGACGTTCTTGGCTCGAAGCCTATATACTTCTCCGAAGATTTGACGATATCCTCGTTTAAATGGTACTTCGAAGAAGAGCCGATGAAAGTCTTGCCGGGAGAAGTTTTGAAGATTTCCTATGACGGAGAGGTAATTTACAGGAAAACCTACAGCTTCTTCGACGTTTTCGAGAAGAAAGCAGTAGATGACCCCGCTGAGGAGATAATAAAAATACTCGAAAAAGTAAAGATAAAAGACGCCTGCATCTCCTTCTCCGGAGGAGTCGATTCGGGGCTTTTGGCTGGAATTTACGACGCCCCACTAATTTCCGTTACAGCTTCTGAAAAAGAGGAAGAGTGGTTGAGAGAAGCTGCCAACATGCTCGGGAAAGAGATCGAGATCTTCAGATTTTCAGCCAAGGATGTTAGAGACAACTTGAGGAAAATAGTCGGAAGCATCGAAACAACAAATACTCTCCAGGTTTCGATAGCCGTGCCGGTTTATTTCGTAACAAAGTTTGCCAAGGAGCTCGGCTACAACAAAGTCGTTTTCGGACAAGGCGCTGACGAACTCTTTGGTGGATACAAGAGGTACGAGCACGTTGTCGGAAAAGCGTTGGAAGACGCGTTAATAGAAGATATAAGGAGAATAGGCGAGGAAAACCTTGAGAGGGACTCGAAGATAGCTTACAAAAACGAAGTTATGCCGATCCTTCCCTACCTTTCCTTCGACATGATAGAGTTAGCTTTGGCGATTCCGGCAAGTGAAAAAGTAAAGAGGGTGGAGGGGAAAGTTATAAGGAAGTACGTGTTAAGAGAGGCGGCTAAAAAAGTTATTCCCGAGGAAATAGCGATAAGGGATAAAAAAGCGATCCAGTACTCTACCGGCACGTACAAAATCCTCGAAAGGCTTGCGAGAGAGGAGAAACTTCCTCTTGATGAGTATCTTAAGAAAATCAGGTATGGAAGTAGTTCTTGA
- a CDS encoding YkgJ family cysteine cluster protein — protein MEVVLDCLKIKCHKCCEETEMQLSKSDIKRIEKLGYKADEFSEVKDGVRVLKNVDGKCFFLKDGKCSIYESRPFGCRLYPVVWDVERKRAVVHDFCPLASSVSKITLKKVERALKKHILSIFDEL, from the coding sequence ATGGAAGTAGTTCTTGATTGCTTAAAAATAAAATGTCACAAGTGCTGTGAAGAGACGGAAATGCAGCTGAGTAAAAGCGATATAAAGAGGATAGAGAAGCTCGGATACAAGGCTGACGAGTTCAGCGAAGTTAAAGACGGTGTGAGAGTTCTGAAAAACGTTGACGGCAAGTGCTTTTTCCTCAAAGATGGTAAATGCTCGATATACGAATCCAGACCTTTCGGCTGCAGGCTGTATCCGGTCGTGTGGGACGTTGAGAGGAAGAGAGCTGTAGTTCACGATTTTTGTCCTTTAGCAAGTTCAGTTAGCAAGATAACGCTGAAAAAGGTGGAGAGAGCTCTTAAAAAGCACATACTGTCGATTTTCGACGAGCTGTAA
- a CDS encoding MBL fold metallo-hydrolase, translating into MEVIELVDGVKLYKVGIMNYYYFEKEKVLFEAGLTCSASKLLEEFEEEIEYIVVPHGHFDHVAGLSVLLEQYPEAKVVAHENLAKLFEKEKVRASWVKDDRELCKKAYGDEYDVEFSGRVDVTVREGDEVNGLEIIESFGHSKDAISLYSRKHNVLLASDYLGYVTSSGKIIPMYFADFDEYVKTLEKLAAIKPYVLGLSHNRYFVGKEVDRIFEMAKEETLKLAEKVKEMSDDELFKYFYVEEISLYPEDTMKITAAMLKKRVLERG; encoded by the coding sequence ATGGAAGTGATCGAGCTCGTCGACGGAGTTAAGCTTTACAAGGTGGGGATAATGAACTACTACTACTTCGAGAAAGAAAAAGTGCTCTTCGAAGCCGGACTGACTTGCAGCGCCTCCAAGCTTTTGGAAGAGTTTGAAGAAGAGATTGAGTACATAGTAGTTCCTCACGGACATTTCGACCACGTCGCTGGATTGAGCGTTTTGCTCGAGCAGTATCCGGAAGCGAAAGTTGTCGCTCACGAAAATCTGGCTAAGCTGTTTGAAAAAGAGAAGGTCAGAGCTTCTTGGGTAAAAGACGATAGGGAGCTTTGCAAAAAGGCTTACGGAGACGAATACGACGTCGAATTCTCTGGAAGGGTGGATGTGACCGTAAGAGAAGGAGACGAGGTAAACGGGCTGGAAATAATTGAGAGCTTTGGACATTCGAAGGATGCGATTTCGCTTTATTCAAGGAAGCACAACGTCCTCTTAGCTTCGGATTACCTCGGCTACGTCACCTCTTCGGGAAAAATTATTCCGATGTATTTTGCGGATTTCGATGAGTACGTAAAAACCCTCGAAAAGCTCGCAGCGATAAAGCCCTACGTTCTTGGGTTAAGTCACAACAGGTACTTCGTAGGAAAAGAAGTCGACAGAATTTTTGAGATGGCAAAAGAGGAAACCTTAAAGCTTGCGGAAAAAGTAAAGGAGATGAGCGACGACGAGCTGTTCAAGTACTTCTACGTAGAAGAGATCAGTCTGTATCCCGAAGACACAATGAAAATCACCGCTGCAATGCTCAAGAAACGCGTCCTCGAGAGAGGATGA
- a CDS encoding lysylphosphatidylglycerol synthase transmembrane domain-containing protein: protein MDFKKLVGIAVLFLIIFAFKDSVKYVLEADLKFFLLSVLSYFSLNLLLAYRMLYLFEKLGENTDFSKIFSAHMAAIVTSDVTPGRSGYLAFPKFGEKYGLNFRVSTASLFSTQAVEMIVKVFGSSLAVLYLLSPEELVALSFPAFLTVLASLYLWTDAIPIKFKRIEKIREYSKLTRKYIPELLVLTVIGWFLVGAQWFFVSKAMNLNLSFFESMLLQALLSLAMFIPLTPAGAGFFEGGTAFVFSTLGIPPEKAIAFALLIRASTIIADSPGIYFILSRGRVS, encoded by the coding sequence ATGGATTTTAAAAAATTGGTTGGCATCGCGGTTCTCTTTCTTATAATTTTCGCCTTCAAGGACTCGGTAAAATACGTTTTAGAGGCAGATCTTAAGTTTTTCTTACTTTCAGTACTCTCTTATTTCAGCTTGAACCTTCTTCTCGCTTACAGGATGCTTTACCTCTTCGAAAAACTCGGAGAAAACACAGATTTCTCGAAAATATTTAGCGCTCACATGGCAGCTATAGTGACGAGCGACGTGACTCCGGGAAGGTCGGGATATTTAGCCTTTCCCAAGTTCGGGGAGAAGTACGGACTAAACTTCAGGGTTTCTACAGCTTCTCTTTTCAGCACTCAGGCAGTCGAGATGATCGTGAAAGTTTTCGGATCGAGCTTGGCAGTTCTCTACCTTCTCTCTCCGGAAGAGCTCGTAGCTTTATCCTTCCCTGCTTTTTTAACGGTTTTAGCCTCGCTTTACTTGTGGACGGATGCGATTCCGATTAAATTCAAGAGGATCGAAAAAATTAGGGAGTATTCAAAGCTTACGAGGAAGTACATTCCCGAACTTCTCGTTCTAACGGTGATCGGCTGGTTCTTGGTGGGAGCTCAGTGGTTCTTCGTCTCTAAAGCTATGAACTTGAATCTCAGTTTCTTCGAATCCATGCTCCTTCAAGCCCTGCTAAGTCTCGCTATGTTCATTCCTCTTACTCCAGCCGGAGCTGGATTTTTCGAAGGTGGAACGGCTTTCGTCTTCTCTACTCTCGGCATTCCTCCGGAAAAAGCTATCGCCTTCGCTTTGCTTATCAGAGCGAGTACAATTATCGCAGACTCCCCCGGAATTTACTTCATCCTCTCTCGAGGACGCGTTTCTTGA
- a CDS encoding PUA domain-containing protein, with protein sequence MEIRRPTKKELKIIRKALAAFGSVDFLDNFSIYVKEGEKKEVYAASKDLEAFIGKLNEVSFGIKVGEVGKRFRFTLEGAFFLVKRNKKKVYVNEKGEMLFLYGRDIFRESVIDVTEDVRENDIVFVCNKRGDILGIGKTRFDAERIFKVEEGRVVVENLVDRGEYIRKEKLYDAY encoded by the coding sequence ATGGAAATCAGAAGACCAACGAAGAAGGAACTGAAAATCATAAGAAAGGCACTTGCAGCTTTTGGAAGCGTGGATTTCTTAGACAACTTTTCCATATACGTCAAAGAGGGAGAGAAGAAGGAAGTTTACGCCGCTTCTAAAGATTTAGAGGCATTTATAGGGAAGCTCAACGAAGTCTCCTTTGGAATAAAAGTGGGTGAAGTGGGTAAGAGGTTCAGGTTTACTCTGGAAGGTGCTTTTTTCTTAGTAAAAAGAAACAAAAAGAAAGTTTACGTGAACGAGAAAGGAGAAATGCTCTTTCTCTACGGCAGAGACATATTTCGAGAGTCGGTGATTGACGTAACTGAAGATGTTAGAGAAAACGACATCGTCTTCGTTTGCAACAAAAGGGGAGACATTCTCGGAATAGGAAAAACGAGGTTCGATGCAGAGAGAATTTTTAAAGTCGAGGAGGGAAGGGTTGTCGTTGAGAACCTCGTTGATAGAGGGGAGTACATAAGAAAAGAAAAGCTTTACGACGCTTATTGA
- a CDS encoding DUF1641 domain-containing protein — protein sequence MSVQKVVEENEEVLAKAVEKLIWLEKSGSLDALIDLVSLIKLIQDSISDAVVLKHAEVITDLGLISAKFTNDRALMLLNAIGDAICMCEKEPKPAGIRDLIAALRDPDVKVALGMILNILKQLGKNLQK from the coding sequence ATGAGCGTTCAGAAGGTTGTTGAGGAAAATGAGGAAGTTCTCGCTAAGGCTGTAGAGAAGCTGATATGGCTCGAGAAGAGCGGAAGCTTAGACGCTTTAATAGACCTCGTTTCGTTGATAAAACTAATTCAGGATTCGATAAGCGATGCGGTGGTTTTGAAGCACGCGGAAGTTATAACGGATCTCGGTTTAATCTCTGCCAAATTCACAAACGACAGAGCTCTGATGTTGCTCAACGCTATAGGTGATGCTATCTGCATGTGCGAAAAAGAACCGAAGCCAGCCGGGATTAGAGATCTAATAGCGGCTCTCAGAGATCCGGATGTAAAGGTAGCGTTGGGAATGATCCTGAACATTCTCAAACAGCTCGGAAAGAACTTGCAAAAATGA
- a CDS encoding NAD(P)/FAD-dependent oxidoreductase translates to MKKIVIVGGGVAGTLTANYLASHLRDEIRGKNVSITLISDKDKQLYEPGLLYLIFNRLHESDIFMPIKYLVDPLIDLKIETATKIDLDNEKVYTDKNEYDYDYLVIATGSRVAPEEIPGLTEAGYWFYNYEGAVKLREALANFAGGKIVVSVMGVPHKCPVAPIEVSFMLHDFLKLHGIRDRSQIVYTYPINKVFTMDPVAEMVERMFEERGIEYRTFFNPLEVDAKNKKIITLEGEEESFDLLISIPPHKGAKVIFDSGIGDKSGFVPTDRFTLKVEGYDNAYAVGDATNLPVSKAGSVAHFEAEVVSENIAAEIKGYPPTAVYTGKAFCFIETGFEEATYIWFDYYTPPMPVKPNKFVHWMKMAYNKAYWLTARGIL, encoded by the coding sequence ATGAAGAAGATAGTGATAGTCGGAGGAGGGGTAGCTGGGACTCTAACAGCAAACTACCTTGCAAGCCATCTAAGAGACGAGATCAGGGGAAAGAACGTTTCGATCACTCTAATTTCAGATAAGGATAAACAGCTTTACGAGCCTGGTTTGCTCTACTTAATCTTCAACAGATTGCACGAATCGGACATTTTCATGCCGATAAAGTATTTGGTAGACCCGCTAATCGATCTTAAAATCGAAACTGCAACGAAAATAGACCTCGACAACGAAAAGGTTTACACAGACAAGAACGAATACGATTACGATTACCTCGTCATAGCCACTGGTAGCAGAGTTGCTCCGGAAGAAATCCCCGGATTAACTGAAGCTGGTTACTGGTTCTACAATTACGAGGGAGCTGTAAAGCTAAGAGAAGCCTTAGCGAATTTTGCTGGAGGAAAGATAGTCGTGAGCGTTATGGGGGTTCCTCATAAATGTCCGGTGGCTCCTATAGAAGTTTCTTTCATGCTCCACGACTTTTTAAAGCTTCACGGAATCAGAGACAGGAGTCAGATAGTCTACACTTACCCGATAAACAAGGTTTTTACGATGGATCCGGTTGCTGAAATGGTCGAGAGGATGTTCGAGGAGAGAGGAATAGAGTACAGAACGTTTTTCAATCCGTTAGAAGTTGATGCAAAGAACAAGAAGATAATAACGCTCGAAGGAGAAGAGGAAAGCTTCGACTTGCTCATATCTATTCCTCCGCACAAAGGAGCTAAGGTAATTTTCGACTCTGGAATTGGAGATAAAAGCGGATTCGTTCCGACGGACAGATTTACTCTGAAAGTCGAGGGATACGATAACGCCTACGCCGTAGGAGACGCTACGAACTTGCCGGTTAGCAAAGCTGGAAGCGTTGCTCACTTCGAAGCTGAGGTCGTGAGCGAAAACATAGCTGCTGAGATAAAAGGATATCCGCCGACAGCCGTTTACACGGGAAAGGCTTTCTGTTTCATAGAGACGGGATTCGAAGAAGCCACGTACATCTGGTTCGATTACTACACGCCTCCGATGCCGGTTAAGCCGAACAAGTTCGTGCATTGGATGAAGATGGCTTACAACAAAGCTTACTGGTTAACAGCGAGAGGTATTCTGTGA
- a CDS encoding sulfurtransferase TusA family protein: MEVKSDRVIDARGSYCPGPLMELIKAIKEEEVGKVIEVWSSDKSSAKDIPEWVKKAGHELIGVFEEDGYWRIVVRKTK, translated from the coding sequence ATGGAAGTAAAATCCGACAGAGTAATTGACGCGAGAGGAAGCTACTGCCCGGGTCCTCTGATGGAATTGATAAAGGCGATCAAAGAGGAGGAAGTCGGAAAAGTAATTGAAGTCTGGTCGAGCGATAAAAGCTCAGCCAAGGACATTCCCGAGTGGGTCAAGAAAGCTGGACACGAGCTTATCGGGGTATTCGAAGAGGACGGATACTGGAGAATAGTCGTGAGGAAGACCAAGTAA
- a CDS encoding DsrE/DsrF/DrsH-like family protein, with amino-acid sequence MGKLAIVLASGELEKVQAASIIASVASTLGTEVLIFATMDGLMAFKKDVVEKKAWKMGELGKGMVEKGAPLFIDTLKQAKEVGNLKIYACGMIMDMLGLSLDEFVDVFDDVVGVSEFLGMVEDAKVLFI; translated from the coding sequence ATGGGTAAGCTGGCAATTGTTCTGGCAAGTGGAGAGCTTGAAAAAGTGCAGGCGGCAAGCATCATAGCGAGCGTCGCTTCCACACTTGGAACGGAAGTGTTGATCTTCGCGACGATGGACGGACTGATGGCTTTTAAGAAAGATGTGGTCGAGAAGAAGGCTTGGAAGATGGGGGAACTCGGAAAGGGAATGGTAGAGAAAGGAGCTCCGCTTTTCATCGACACACTAAAGCAAGCTAAGGAAGTAGGAAACCTGAAAATTTACGCCTGTGGAATGATAATGGACATGCTCGGACTCAGCTTGGACGAGTTCGTTGACGTCTTCGACGACGTGGTAGGAGTTTCCGAGTTCCTCGGAATGGTTGAGGATGCGAAAGTCCTCTTTATCTAA
- a CDS encoding type II toxin-antitoxin system RelE family toxin → MKLKFEKKFLKKLSKLPREDQVRILAKLKIFEETGRGDLVKLVGYDNIYRFRIGNYRLKMWIEGGECIVFDLEKREKAYK, encoded by the coding sequence ATGAAGCTGAAATTCGAAAAGAAATTTCTAAAGAAACTGAGTAAACTTCCCAGAGAAGACCAAGTTAGAATCCTCGCCAAATTGAAGATCTTTGAGGAAACTGGCAGAGGGGATTTAGTCAAACTCGTAGGTTACGACAATATTTACCGCTTTAGAATTGGAAATTACAGACTCAAGATGTGGATTGAAGGTGGAGAGTGTATAGTTTTCGACCTTGAAAAGAGGGAAAAAGCTTATAAATAA
- a CDS encoding winged helix DNA-binding protein — protein sequence MLGLSDSVLAKHIKDLEKMGILQTKMDPSDRRKKI from the coding sequence ATTCTTGGATTATCTGACTCCGTTCTCGCAAAGCATATTAAAGACTTAGAAAAAATGGGAATTCTTCAAACTAAAATGGATCCCTCAGATAGGAGAAAAAAGATCTAG
- a CDS encoding DDE-type integrase/transposase/recombinase has product MKLKKLIEELELFERERVPNDIRILGVATYVQTSSTRRTAKILSEFRPVSHTAVWKWIKKFEEKLPISTEKKRRNLVAIDETIVKANKKKFYIFAAVDVERNELILMRVYTTRNILTARSFVKEVLNYCENEPKFLIDKAPWLRKAIESLGLEFKHETFRKEKSG; this is encoded by the coding sequence ATGAAGTTGAAGAAGCTTATAGAGGAGCTTGAGTTGTTTGAGAGGGAAAGAGTTCCGAACGACATTAGAATTCTTGGCGTAGCCACTTACGTTCAAACTTCTTCGACGAGGAGAACGGCTAAAATTCTCTCGGAGTTTCGTCCGGTCTCCCATACGGCTGTGTGGAAATGGATAAAGAAGTTTGAAGAGAAGTTACCAATTTCTACTGAGAAGAAGCGGAGAAATCTTGTTGCAATAGATGAAACGATTGTCAAAGCTAACAAAAAGAAGTTCTACATTTTTGCCGCGGTAGACGTTGAAAGGAACGAGCTGATTTTAATGAGGGTTTACACGACGAGAAACATTCTTACAGCAAGGTCTTTCGTCAAAGAAGTTCTTAATTACTGCGAGAACGAACCCAAGTTTTTGATAGACAAAGCACCATGGCTGAGAAAAGCAATAGAAAGTTTAGGCTTGGAATTTAAGCATGAAACCTTTCGGAAAGAGAAGTCTGGTTGA
- a CDS encoding PIN domain-containing protein, giving the protein MKLVVDTNVLFSFFKKDSTTRKIITMVELFELFTLKSRLDELAKYEKIICSKARITPEEFSKSLKELQIFVNVIDDSEVVKFAEEARKLAPHEEDIPLFALALAIKA; this is encoded by the coding sequence ATGAAGCTTGTTGTGGACACAAATGTTCTGTTTTCATTCTTCAAAAAAGATTCAACTACAAGAAAAATAATCACCATGGTCGAGCTCTTCGAGCTTTTTACGCTTAAATCAAGACTTGACGAGCTTGCAAAGTATGAAAAGATTATTTGTTCAAAAGCGAGAATAACTCCGGAAGAGTTTTCCAAATCTCTGAAGGAACTGCAGATATTTGTAAATGTCATCGACGATTCAGAGGTTGTGAAATTTGCAGAAGAAGCCAGAAAACTTGCTCCGCATGAAGAGGACATTCCCCTCTTTGCTCTAGCCCTTGCAATAAAAGCATAG